The region CCCGGGCGACGTCGAGCCTGCGGGAGCACTCCAGTACGCCGATCCTGGGCTCGGCGGCCAGCAGGGCGACGAGCCGGGCGTCGAGGTGGTCAATCGTCATGACGATATCCCCTTCACAAGCGCAGAGACTGAGCAAATTGTCCACCGAATCAACTCACTGTTGCACAAATTGGCTACGCCAACCGAGAGTTGTCGCATGAACGATGTCTTTCCGGTTCAGGGCATGGACGCGGTGGTCTTCGCGGTCGGCAACGCGAAGCAGGCCGCCCACTACTACTCGACCGCCTTCGGGATGCGCCTCGTGGCCTACCGGGGGCCGGAGACCGGCAGCCGCGACGAGGTGGCGTACGTCCTCGTCTCGGGTTCGGCGCGCTTCGAGCTGCGCGGGGCCGTACGGGCGGGCACCCCGCTCGCGCGGCACGTGGCCGACCACGGCGACGGCGTGATCGACCTCGCGCTGGACGTGCCCGACGTGGAGGCGGCCTACCGGTACGCGCTGGGGCAGGGCGCCCGGGGGCTGGAGGAGCCCCACGTCGTGGAGGACGAGCACGGCAAGGTCGTGGTCGCGGCGATCGCGACGTACGGCGAGACCCGGCACACGCTCGTCGACCGGGCCAACTACACCGGCCCCTACCTGCCCGGATACGTGGCGGCCGAGCCCATCGCCGCGCCTCCCGCGGTGAAGAACGGGCGGTTCTTCCAGGCGGTCGACCACTGCGTCGGCAACGTCGAGCACATGGAGGAGTGGGTCGGGTTCTACGAGAAGGTCATGGGCTTCACCAAGATGGCGGAGTTCGTCGGCGACGACATCGCGACCGAGTACTCGGCGCTGATGTCCAAGGTCGTCGCGGACGGCACCCGCAAGGTCAAGTTCCCCCTGAACGAGCCGGCCGAGGGCAAGAAGAAGTCGCAGATCGAGGAGTTCCTGGAGTTCTACGGCGGCCCGGGCGTGCAGCACGTCGCGCTGGCCACCAACGACATCGTCGCGACGGTGGACGCGATGCGGCAGGCGGGCGTCGAGTTTCTCGACACGCCCGACTCCTACTACGACGACCCGGAGCTGCGCTCCCGCATCGGCGAGGTCCGCGTGCCGGTCGAGGAGCTGAAGAAGCGCCGCATCCTGGTGGACCGCGACGAGGACGGCTACCTGCTGCAGATCTTCACCAAGCCCGTCCTGGACCGCCCGACCGTGTTCTACGAGCTCATCGAGCGGCACGGCTCCCTCGGCTTCGGCAAGGGCAACTTCAAGGCCCTCTTCGAGGCCATCGAGCGCGAGCAGGAGCGCCGGGGCACCCTCTAACGCACACTTTGCGCGTGCCGGGCTTTGCCCGAAGGGCGGCGGGGTGACCATTCAGCCATGGGAACGCCGCCGCCTCCGGGAAGCCCGTACGAGGAATCCCCGTACGGGCGATCCCCGTACGGGGGACCAAGGCGTCCCTGGACGCCCCCTCCCTTCGGGCAGACGGCGCCGCGGCTCGCCGGGCGGTGGCGGCGGCTGTTCGCCGGGATCGTGGACGGCGTGATCGTCTCGCTGATCACGGCGCCGGTCACCTGGGACGACTGGAGGGCCGCGTACGACGACGTGACGGGCGTGGTGACGAGGGTCCCGGCCGGTGACGGCCTCGTCGTCGCGGTGATCGGGTTCCTCTACTACTGGCTGCTCCAGTCGTACTGGAACGGGCAGACGGTGGGGAAGCGGCTGTTCGGCATGCGCGTCATCCGAGAGACCGGGGAACCCGCCGGTCTCGGGCCGGTCGCGGTGCGGCAGGCGGTGATGACCGTGCTCGGCTCGCTCTGCTGCCTGGGGCTGGTCGACCTCGCGTGGATCCTGTTCGACCCCAGGAAGCAGGCCCTGCACGACAAAGCCGCCAGGACTCTCGTCGTGGACGCCTGAATCCCCTGTGAGCAGGGGAGACACCGTGACGTGGCGACACGGAGCACGCCGCCGCCTCGCGTAGAGTGACGGCTCTATGCCGCTGAACCGTTCTCCAGTCATCCCGGCCATCCCGGCGATCGTCTGCGCCGTCGCCGTCGCGACCGCCACGGCCTGCGCGCCGTCCGAGAGCGCCGCCGCCTCGGCCTCGCCGGGCACGGCCAGCGTCGCGGCCCCCGCGCGTACGGGCGGCACGGCGAGCACGGGAAGCACGGGCGGCACGGGAAGCACGACGGGCGCTCCCGGGATCGGGGACCCCGACTTCCCCGGCGACGGCAACGGCGGCTACGACGTCGAGCACTACGACCTCACGCTGTCCTACGACCCGGCGTCGCGGAACCTCGCGGGCAGCACGACGATCCGGGCGAAGGCCACGCAGGACCTGACCTCGTTCGACCTCGACCTGCACGGGCTCACGGTGAGCCGGGTGACGGTGGACGGCGCGGCGGCCACGTTCAGCCGGCAGGACGACGAGCTCGTGGTGACACCGGCCCGGCGGATCGCGGACGGCGGGATGTTCGCGGTGGCGGTCGACTACTCCGGCGTGCCCCGGTCTCTGCGGTCGTCGAGCCTCGGCGAGTACGGCTTCATCGCCACGCCGGACGGCGCCTTCGTCACCTGCGAGCCGAACGGCGCCAAGACGTGGTTCCCCTCCAACGACCACCCCGCCGACAAGGCGACGTACGACTTCCAGATCACCGTGCCCGCGGGGCTGACCGCGATCGCCAACGGCGAGATGTCGGGGACGCCGCGCACCACGGGGGGCAAGACCACGTTCGTCTGGCGGGAGAAGCACCCGATGGCGAGCTATCTCGCCACGATGACGACCGGGAAGTTCCAGGTGCGCACCGGCACGAGCGGCGGGGGGCTGCCGATCTACGCCGCCGTGGCCGACTCGTTCCGCGGCTCGCTCGACACCCTGATCACCCAGACCGGCAAGATCACGGACTACTGGTCGAGCGTCTTCGGGCCGTACCCCTTCTCCTCCACGGGCGGGGTGATCGACGACCACGCGGTGGGGTACGCGCTGGAGAACCAGACCAAGCCGATCTACGGCGGCTTCACGCCCGAGCCCGCCATAATCGCGCACGAACTGGCCCACCAGTGGTTCGGCGACAGCCTGAGCATCGGCCGCTGGCGTGACCTGTGGCTGAACGAGGGCTTCGCGACGTACGCCGAGTGGCTCTGGGCGGAGCACAGCGGCCAGGACACCGCCGACGCGACCTTCCGCCGCTACTACGCGAACGAGGCGGACGCCATGTGGAGCTATCCCCCGGGCGTGGCCCGCGCCGACGACCTGTTCAACGCCGCGGTCTACACGCGCGGCGCGATGACGCTGCACGCCCTGCGCCGGGAGATCGGCGACCAGAGTTTCTTCCCGCTGCTCAGGCAGTGGACCGCCGCGCACCGGTACGGCAACGTCACGACGCCCGAGTTCGTCGCGCTGGCCGAGCGCGTCTCCGGGAAGAACCTCAAGCCGCTGTTCGACGCCTGGCTGTTCCGGCAAGGGCGCCCGGCGCCGGTTACCTGACCCGCCCGGTCAGGGCCCGAGGGCCGCGACGACGCCCTGGCCGCCCGCCTGGAGGCCGTACTCCGCGTCGATGCGGTAGCCGTGCCGCCGCAGCGCGCCGAGCACCTCGTCGCCGTGCGCGGGCCCCCGGGTCTCCAGGTGCAGCAGGACCTCGGCCTCGTCGAGGTGCAGCCGGGAGCCGAACCGCTCGTGGACCACGTCGAGCACGTTGACCCCGAGATCCGCCAGCCTGGACAGCAGCACGGCGAGCGCGCCGGGCCGGTCGGTCAGCCGGATGCGGAAGGCGAGGTAGCGGCCGGCCGCGGCCAGGCCGTGCCGCAGCACCCGGGCCAGCAGCAGCGGGTCGATGTTCCCGCCGGACAGCACGGCGACCACCGGCGGCTCGAACGCCTCGGGATGGTCGAGCAGCGCGGCCACCCCGGCCACGCCGGCCGGTTCCACCAGCAGCTTCGAGCGTTCGAGGCAGAGCAGCAGTGCCCGCGACAGCGACTCCTCCGAGACGGTGACGACGCTGTCGACGAGGTAGTGGATCAGTTCGAACGGCAGGTCGCCCGGCTGCCCGACCGCGATGCCGTCGGCCATCGTGGACGTCGGCACGACCATCACCGGGTGGCCCGCGGCCAGCGAGTCGGGATAGGCGGCGGCCCGCTCCGCCTGCACCCCCACCACCTTGATCCCCGGACGCTGGGACTTCACCGCGAGCGCGACGCCCGCCGCGAGGCCGCCGCCGCCGATCGGCAGCACGATCGTGGCCGTGCCGGGAAGCTGATCCAGGATCTCCAGGCCGACCGTGCCCTGACCGGCGACGACGTCGGGGTGGTCGAACGGGTGGATGAACACCGCCCCGGTGCGCTCCGCGTGCTCCCTGGCCGCCAGGAGGGCCTCGTCGACGGTGTGCCCGGCGAACACCACGTCCGCGCCGTACGCCCGGGTGGCCTCCACCTTCGGCAGCGGCGCGCCCTCGGGCATGTAGACCGTCGACTTGGCCCCGAGCAGGGACGAGCCGAGCGCCACCCCCTGCGCGTGGTTGCCCGCGCTGGCCGCGACCACCCCCCGGGCCCGCTCCTCCGCGGTCAGCCGCGCGATGCGCACGTACGCGCCGCGGATCTTGAACGACCCGGCCCGCTGCAGGTTCTCGCACTTGAGGTGGACCGAGCCGCCGACGGTCTCCGACAGCACCCGCGAGTGCAGCATCGGCGTCAGCGCCGCCACCTCGGACAGCATCGCGCGCGCGGCGACGACGTCGTCGTACGTCACCTGTGGGACAGCCATGCGCCCATCATCACAGGTTCCGGGGGTCATCACAGGTTCCGGGGAGACAGCGGTCGGGGGCGGAGGGCATGGGTGGGGGCATGGGTGGGGGCATGGGTGGGGGCATGGGCGGAGGGCGTGTGGGTGTGGGCATGGGCGGGGGCGTCGTCACGGTCCGGGCGACCAGTACCGGTCGCCGGCGATCACCAGGGCGGCGGCGCCGACGAGGCCGGCGTCCTGGCCGAGCGCGGCGGGCACGACCCGCACCCGCCGGGCGAACCCCATCCGGGTGTGCTCGCGCAGCGCCTCCTCCAGCGGCCCGAAGAGCAGGCCGCCGGCCTGGCTGAGCCCGCCGCCGATGGTCACGAGGTCGAGGTCGCAGAGGTTGACGGCCGAGGCGATCGCGATCCCGAGGGCCCGCCCGGCCCGCGTCATCGCGGCCAGCGCGATCGGGTCGCCCGCCGCCGCGTCGGCGGCCAGGCGCCGCGCGGTGGCCGTCCCCTCCTCCCGGTAAAGCTCCCCGCCCTGCCCGGACGGCTCCCCGCCGTCCCGGGACGGCTCCCCGCCCGGCTCCGAAGCCCTGCCCGGCTGTGACGGATCTCCGCCCGAGTCCTCCGGCGGCCGGGCGCGGCCGGGCGAACCGGTGGGGCCAGGCGAACCGGTGCCGCCGGGCGAACCGGTGGGGCCGGGTGACCAGCCCTGGGCGAGCGCCCAGGCGGCGAGCCCGGGGCCACGGGCGACCGCCTCCAGGCAGCCGTTGCCGCCGCAGCCGCACGGCGGTCCCCCGGGGTCGACCACGACGTGACCGACGTGACCGGCGTTGCCCGTCCCGCCGTCGACGATCCTGCCGCCGAGGATCAGGCCGCCGCCGACGCCGGTCGACACGACCATCCCGAGCATGGCCGCGCTCCCCCGTCCCGCGCCGCGCCAGTGCTCGGCCACGGCCAGACAGATCGCGTCGTTGTGGATGCGGACCGGTATGCCGGGGAACCGCGCGGCGAGCCGCTCACGCAGCGGGAAACCGCGCCAGCCGCCCATGTTGAGCGGGGAGACCTCCCCGGCGGGCCAGGTCATCGGGCCGCCGCAGCCGATCCCCACGCCCGCGACGCCCGGGGGCGGTGCCAGCCGGTCGAGCAGGCCGGTCAGGGTCTCCCACAGGGTCTCCGCGTCGCCGCCCCGGGGTGTCGCTACCCGCTGCGCGGCCACGACCCGCCCGTCCGGCTCCACCAGCCCGGCCGCGAACTTCGTGCCGCCGATGTCGACGGCCAGGGTGAGATCGCTCACGCGCCCTTCCCCACGCCGGACGGGCCGGCGGAGAAGACGAGCAGCGAGGCGGTGAACCCGTGGACGTGGTTGTGCCCGGCGACCGGCCCGACCTCCCCCGCCGCGAAGAACCCCGCGACCCCGATCGGCCCCAGCGTCTCGCGTACGGCCAGCGCGTCGTGGTCGGCGGAGTCGAACATCCCGGAGCCGCGGCCGTTGCAGGAGAACAGCAGCGCGCCGTCGGCCCTGCCGGTGTCGCGCAGATGGGCGTCGAGCAGCTCGTAGAGGTCCTCGTCGGCCGCTTCGGCATCCCTGACCTGGAACCGCACGGTCCTGCCGATCTCGACCACGTCGCCGATGGCGACCGCCTCCCGCTCGGGGTCGATGCCGATGACCCCCCGGATCAGGAAGTCGCCCCGCTCGTGGCGCTCGGCGTACTCGTCCATGGCGACGCCGATCTGTAAGCCGGTGGCGACCAGTTCGCGGTCCTCCTCGTCGAGATCGCTGACTATGTCCTCAAGGCGGGCGAGGGCGGGCTGGCCGGCGAGTTCGAGCAGCACGTTGTCCTCGGCGCGGGTGACGACCATGGTCGGGCCTATCGGCCGGCAGCCCTGGCTCACCACCGTGCTCACGTTCACCTCACCGCCGATGACCACCCCGATGGCGCCCGACTCGTGCACCTCGCCGTTGGCGAAAAGCCGGACGGACCCGCGGCCCTGCAGTCCGTTGGCCAGGCCGCCGACGACCGGCAGGCCCTCCAGCACCTCGTCGGAGTGCTCGACGAAGGCGTCGGTCGGGAAGCTGTAGGGATCGGCCAGGAGGATCGCCACCCGGTCGTCCGGAATCCGCTCGGGCAGCCCCACGACCACGAACTTGTCCTCGGTCCGCAGCGTCTCCAGCGCGAACGCGTCGATCCTGGCCCCGTCGAGGGACGCGGCCCACGCGCTGACCGCCGGGGCGAGCTCCACGCCCTGGCCGTGGCCGATCACGCCCGTCGCGCTGCATCCGATCACGTCGGCCCCGGAGGCGACGGACATCGCCCGCCGCCCCGCCCGGGCCACGTCGTCGGGGTCGTCCCCGCAGACGAAGAAACAGATCAGGTCCGGCGGACCCGACAGGCCGGCCAGCGCCTGGCGTACGGCGGTCTCGGCCGCCTCCTCCAGGTTGGCGCCCACGGCGAGACCGTCGGCGAAGCGGCTCGTCATTACCGCCATCGTCTCGCCCTCTCTTTCGCGCGACCGCTTCTCGACGGCCGGTCGTTTCCACGATTCTCCCCACTGAACGGAGGTCAACGCGCGGTACGCCCGGTGAATCGCGCTCCTACAGCCCGATCACGGCCCGGATGAGGGGCCCGGATGACGCGACACCGCTGCCGGATCACCGGGCGGGGACGTAGGCTCGACTCCGTGCACAAATCGCCCACGCCTGCCCCCAGCACTCTGCGTGAACTGCGCGAGAGTGGACATCGACACCGGACGGTCAAGGCCGAGATCAGGGAGAACCTGCTGGCCAGGCTACGTTCCGGCGAGTCCCGGTTCCCCGGCATCGTCGGCTTCGACGAGACCGTCCTGCCGCACCTGGAGAGGGCGCTGATCGCCGGGCACGACCTCGTGCTCCTCGGTGAGCGCGGCCAGGGCAAGACCCGGCTGATCCGCACCATCACCGGCCTGCTCGACGAGTGGTCGCCCATGGTCAAGGGCTGTGAGATCAACGACCACCCGTACGCGCCCGCCTGCGTCCGGTGCCGTCGGCTGGCCGCCGCCCACGGCGACGACCTGCCGGTCGCGTGGAAGCACCGCGAGGACCGGTACGGCGAGAAGCTGGCCACCCCGGACACCT is a window of Microbispora sp. NBC_01189 DNA encoding:
- a CDS encoding FIST signal transduction protein — encoded protein: MTSRFADGLAVGANLEEAAETAVRQALAGLSGPPDLICFFVCGDDPDDVARAGRRAMSVASGADVIGCSATGVIGHGQGVELAPAVSAWAASLDGARIDAFALETLRTEDKFVVVGLPERIPDDRVAILLADPYSFPTDAFVEHSDEVLEGLPVVGGLANGLQGRGSVRLFANGEVHESGAIGVVIGGEVNVSTVVSQGCRPIGPTMVVTRAEDNVLLELAGQPALARLEDIVSDLDEEDRELVATGLQIGVAMDEYAERHERGDFLIRGVIGIDPEREAVAIGDVVEIGRTVRFQVRDAEAADEDLYELLDAHLRDTGRADGALLFSCNGRGSGMFDSADHDALAVRETLGPIGVAGFFAAGEVGPVAGHNHVHGFTASLLVFSAGPSGVGKGA
- a CDS encoding ROK family protein → MSDLTLAVDIGGTKFAAGLVEPDGRVVAAQRVATPRGGDAETLWETLTGLLDRLAPPPGVAGVGIGCGGPMTWPAGEVSPLNMGGWRGFPLRERLAARFPGIPVRIHNDAICLAVAEHWRGAGRGSAAMLGMVVSTGVGGGLILGGRIVDGGTGNAGHVGHVVVDPGGPPCGCGGNGCLEAVARGPGLAAWALAQGWSPGPTGSPGGTGSPGPTGSPGRARPPEDSGGDPSQPGRASEPGGEPSRDGGEPSGQGGELYREEGTATARRLAADAAAGDPIALAAMTRAGRALGIAIASAVNLCDLDLVTIGGGLSQAGGLLFGPLEEALREHTRMGFARRVRVVPAALGQDAGLVGAAALVIAGDRYWSPGP
- a CDS encoding RDD family protein, with translation MGTPPPPGSPYEESPYGRSPYGGPRRPWTPPPFGQTAPRLAGRWRRLFAGIVDGVIVSLITAPVTWDDWRAAYDDVTGVVTRVPAGDGLVVAVIGFLYYWLLQSYWNGQTVGKRLFGMRVIRETGEPAGLGPVAVRQAVMTVLGSLCCLGLVDLAWILFDPRKQALHDKAARTLVVDA
- the ilvA gene encoding threonine ammonia-lyase produces the protein MAVPQVTYDDVVAARAMLSEVAALTPMLHSRVLSETVGGSVHLKCENLQRAGSFKIRGAYVRIARLTAEERARGVVAASAGNHAQGVALGSSLLGAKSTVYMPEGAPLPKVEATRAYGADVVFAGHTVDEALLAAREHAERTGAVFIHPFDHPDVVAGQGTVGLEILDQLPGTATIVLPIGGGGLAAGVALAVKSQRPGIKVVGVQAERAAAYPDSLAAGHPVMVVPTSTMADGIAVGQPGDLPFELIHYLVDSVVTVSEESLSRALLLCLERSKLLVEPAGVAGVAALLDHPEAFEPPVVAVLSGGNIDPLLLARVLRHGLAAAGRYLAFRIRLTDRPGALAVLLSRLADLGVNVLDVVHERFGSRLHLDEAEVLLHLETRGPAHGDEVLGALRRHGYRIDAEYGLQAGGQGVVAALGP
- a CDS encoding M1 family metallopeptidase, producing the protein MPLNRSPVIPAIPAIVCAVAVATATACAPSESAAASASPGTASVAAPARTGGTASTGSTGGTGSTTGAPGIGDPDFPGDGNGGYDVEHYDLTLSYDPASRNLAGSTTIRAKATQDLTSFDLDLHGLTVSRVTVDGAAATFSRQDDELVVTPARRIADGGMFAVAVDYSGVPRSLRSSSLGEYGFIATPDGAFVTCEPNGAKTWFPSNDHPADKATYDFQITVPAGLTAIANGEMSGTPRTTGGKTTFVWREKHPMASYLATMTTGKFQVRTGTSGGGLPIYAAVADSFRGSLDTLITQTGKITDYWSSVFGPYPFSSTGGVIDDHAVGYALENQTKPIYGGFTPEPAIIAHELAHQWFGDSLSIGRWRDLWLNEGFATYAEWLWAEHSGQDTADATFRRYYANEADAMWSYPPGVARADDLFNAAVYTRGAMTLHALRREIGDQSFFPLLRQWTAAHRYGNVTTPEFVALAERVSGKNLKPLFDAWLFRQGRPAPVT
- the hppD gene encoding 4-hydroxyphenylpyruvate dioxygenase, coding for MNDVFPVQGMDAVVFAVGNAKQAAHYYSTAFGMRLVAYRGPETGSRDEVAYVLVSGSARFELRGAVRAGTPLARHVADHGDGVIDLALDVPDVEAAYRYALGQGARGLEEPHVVEDEHGKVVVAAIATYGETRHTLVDRANYTGPYLPGYVAAEPIAAPPAVKNGRFFQAVDHCVGNVEHMEEWVGFYEKVMGFTKMAEFVGDDIATEYSALMSKVVADGTRKVKFPLNEPAEGKKKSQIEEFLEFYGGPGVQHVALATNDIVATVDAMRQAGVEFLDTPDSYYDDPELRSRIGEVRVPVEELKKRRILVDRDEDGYLLQIFTKPVLDRPTVFYELIERHGSLGFGKGNFKALFEAIEREQERRGTL